The genomic stretch TAAAAGCTATCATTTGGCAAATATCTGATTTTAGCACATTTTTCAGTTCTATTCGGATATAATCAGAAGCCTTATGATATTGATATTTGTCAATTAAAGCCTTTTTTATGTAATAAAGTTTTTTCAAATCAGGCAACAAACAGGTGTTATATCGAGTTGTCATACCACCGAATCGATAGTTATATCCACATTCTTTGAGTATGTAAATTTTAGATAAATATGGAAATAATTGGAGATTAAAGGCAAGGTCTTCCCCTGTAGTGATACCTGTTGGCTGTATATTGGCTGCATTTAATGAAGATTTTCGATAGAGTTTTCCCCACATATTAACGGATAAAATGTTGATTCCAAAAAAAGAAATATAGTATTTGTTAAATAGTTTTGGTTGTTGTATTAGTCCGTTAACAGGACTGAGTCCCGTTTTTTTACCACCCCATAGCGATCCATGACTCGTTGCATTCCCATTTCCACATAGTCTACTCCAGTTTTTTCTGCCGTTTCGTATATTGTTGTAAGTATTTTTTTTATTCACCAGCCAGTCATCCGAATATATTGTGCTATGTATTGTTCGGTGTTGCAAATTGGGATGATAATTGAAATCATGGTTATATGAATGTATTAATTTATTTCCAAATATTAAAATAAAACGTAAACGCATAGAACGTTAACAACGCATAGCCCAACATTTTTTCATGATTGACCCAAAAACGTTCCTTCATGAACGGATAAATCAATACCACCGGCATGATGAACCACGAAATCTGGGCGAAACGGTTGGAATAGGCGGCACGGATCACCAGCACCCAGAAAGCATTGGTGACAAGGAACGTATTATATATCCAATGGTAATACTCGTCCTTGAAGTTGCGGCGGAAGATGAAATAGTACCCCACCGCTACCCCCATGGCACTATATAACAGAAAGTCCCAGCGGAAAGTCATACTCATCTGAACGATCTCGCCCACCATGTTGTCACCTGTCAGATAGCCGGAAAAGCGGTCGTCTCCCCCCATCAGATTTGTTGCCGCCAAATATGCCTGGATACGTCCGCCTATGGCATACGATACGCCTACACATGCCATCCATCCTGCCAGATACCAATAGCTATTCTTGATGAACCAGGTCAGTGTGCCTGCTCCAACCATCAGATAGATGGATTTGTGGATTCCGGCTGCCAACACGCATAACCCGATCATTACGGGTGGACGGTTGACATACGTCATTGCCAAGATGAACAAGGAGGCTCCCATGCCATTCCGGATACCGTTTACTCCGTAACTCCAGAAAGTAAACATGCTGAGTATGACTAAGAAAGGAATATAGTAATACCCTTTGAAGATACGTTGCATAGCCAGCCACAATGAACCGATATAAACAGTGGCACATAGCAGGAAAAAAGTATGGATGTCGCTGTATCTGGCAAACCATTGCATAAGGTTGTAAAACAACCATTCGCCTTCCCATTGCCAGGAAAAGGGATCGCGTGAGTTGGCTGCAGTATAAAATCCTTTGGCGTAGTTTACCGTGTCTCCGAAATAAACGCTGACAGGACGTAGCCCCATATACAAGATCAGGATTAGTGTAAATAATACGCCCCA from Phocaeicola dorei encodes the following:
- a CDS encoding EpsG family protein, translated to MIDFIPVSEYAHYFDVTVLCMVLTAVWQCHTGSVLKKETVSLNAMWGVLFTLILILYMGLRPVSVYFGDTVNYAKGFYTAANSRDPFSWQWEGEWLFYNLMQWFARYSDIHTFFLLCATVYIGSLWLAMQRIFKGYYYIPFLVILSMFTFWSYGVNGIRNGMGASLFILAMTYVNRPPVMIGLCVLAAGIHKSIYLMVGAGTLTWFIKNSYWYLAGWMACVGVSYAIGGRIQAYLAATNLMGGDDRFSGYLTGDNMVGEIVQMSMTFRWDFLLYSAMGVAVGYYFIFRRNFKDEYYHWIYNTFLVTNAFWVLVIRAAYSNRFAQISWFIMPVVLIYPFMKERFWVNHEKMLGYALLTFYAFTFYFNIWK